From Marivirga harenae, one genomic window encodes:
- a CDS encoding short-chain fatty acid transporter — protein MSFSTSYIKLVERFLPSPFVIAILLSGITFFLALLFTAQEGNVLEQSQSILGYWQTGFWELLAFTMQMVLILLLGHTLALTPFFSRIIHKIASIPKNTAQAGFLISFFTIIMSFLNWGLCLVFGAILSRRIGENFTAQNKSFNYGILGAAGYSGMMVWHGGLSASAPLKVAEAKHFLVDKIGVISISETLFSTMNIIISFVILIAVPALFYLLGKYFKSNSDYQSILTYTEEKVKESQSNDSENKAWIAYALGGVMLISALLFAVDKLQSNQAFMDLNFVNFLFLTFGILLHGSLAKFMSAVNSGIQGVSGIVIQFPLYSGIMGIMKYSGLVILISDFFVSISTATSFPILTFFSAGLVNFFVPSGGGQWAVQGPIVVEAAQALNIPIPKIVMALSYGDQITNMLQPFWALPLLGITQLKAKDILPYSLFALILGSLIFIGGLLVF, from the coding sequence ATGTCTTTTTCCACATCCTATATTAAGCTAGTAGAACGATTTCTTCCTTCACCCTTTGTGATAGCAATTCTATTAAGCGGAATTACATTTTTTCTTGCTTTGTTATTTACAGCTCAAGAGGGGAATGTACTGGAGCAATCGCAAAGCATTTTAGGTTATTGGCAAACAGGATTTTGGGAGTTATTGGCTTTTACCATGCAAATGGTACTCATTCTACTTTTAGGCCATACGCTTGCCCTGACACCTTTCTTTTCCAGAATTATTCACAAAATTGCTTCTATTCCCAAAAACACTGCACAGGCAGGATTTTTAATTAGTTTTTTCACCATTATCATGAGTTTTCTAAACTGGGGGCTATGCCTGGTTTTTGGTGCCATATTGAGTAGAAGAATTGGCGAGAATTTCACAGCGCAAAATAAATCCTTCAACTATGGAATATTAGGTGCTGCGGGTTATTCAGGAATGATGGTTTGGCATGGTGGATTGTCAGCTTCTGCACCCTTGAAAGTAGCAGAAGCAAAGCATTTTTTAGTAGATAAAATAGGGGTCATCAGTATTTCCGAAACGCTGTTTTCTACTATGAATATTATCATAAGTTTTGTGATTTTGATTGCCGTGCCAGCTTTGTTCTACCTATTAGGGAAATATTTTAAGTCAAACTCTGATTATCAATCAATACTAACTTATACAGAAGAAAAAGTTAAAGAGAGCCAATCAAATGACAGTGAAAACAAGGCTTGGATAGCTTATGCTTTAGGTGGAGTGATGCTCATAAGTGCTCTATTATTTGCAGTAGACAAATTGCAATCCAATCAGGCATTTATGGATTTGAATTTTGTCAATTTTCTATTCCTTACTTTTGGGATTTTACTTCATGGCAGCCTAGCAAAATTTATGTCAGCTGTGAATTCTGGTATTCAAGGAGTGAGTGGAATCGTAATTCAGTTTCCTCTTTACTCTGGAATAATGGGAATCATGAAATATTCCGGCTTGGTGATTTTAATATCCGATTTTTTTGTTTCTATATCTACAGCTACATCATTTCCAATTTTAACTTTTTTCAGTGCTGGCTTAGTGAATTTTTTCGTCCCTTCTGGTGGCGGACAATGGGCTGTGCAAGGTCCAATTGTGGTAGAAGCAGCACAAGCTTTAAACATTCCCATTCCCAAAATAGTAATGGCACTGTCTTATGGCGACCAGATTACCAATATGCTGCAGCCATTTTGGGCCTTGCCTCTATTGGGGATAACACAACTGAAAGCTAAAGATATCCTGCCTTACAGTCTATTTGCTTTGATTTTAGGTAGTTTGATTTTTATTGGAGGATTGTTGGTTTTTTAG
- a CDS encoding KdsC family phosphatase encodes MDLLKRNIEAYLAREKKSMADFLDGFNIQRLDQLSLGDFKLFCAESELDYANMLCRPMFVDKSKIEDIKLLILDVDGVMTDAGMFFTENGDQFKKYNAKDGMAIKALEKFGIQTGIISSAHKIKMVKVRAEMLNIKNLYVGSEPKIDILLDWCEKLDIKLSEVAIIGDDINDLAVMKAVGFSACPADAVLRVKETVDLVLDTKGGKGCVREFIDFYLLDEPVG; translated from the coding sequence ATGGATTTACTGAAAAGAAATATTGAAGCGTATCTAGCCAGAGAAAAAAAGTCAATGGCTGATTTTTTAGATGGTTTTAACATTCAAAGATTGGATCAACTTTCTCTAGGTGATTTTAAACTTTTTTGTGCTGAAAGTGAATTAGATTATGCTAATATGCTCTGTAGACCAATGTTTGTTGATAAATCTAAAATTGAGGACATTAAACTTTTGATTTTGGATGTGGACGGTGTTATGACTGATGCGGGAATGTTCTTTACTGAAAATGGCGATCAGTTCAAAAAATACAATGCCAAAGATGGAATGGCTATAAAAGCCCTGGAGAAGTTTGGCATTCAAACGGGTATTATTTCTTCCGCTCATAAAATCAAGATGGTGAAAGTCCGTGCTGAAATGCTGAATATCAAAAACCTTTATGTAGGAAGCGAGCCTAAAATTGATATCCTTTTAGATTGGTGCGAAAAACTAGACATTAAACTATCTGAAGTCGCCATTATAGGCGATGACATCAACGACTTAGCGGTCATGAAAGCAGTAGGTTTTTCTGCTTGTCCTGCTGATGCAGTTTTAAGAGTGAAAGAAACCGTGGATTTAGTTCTAGATACCAAGGGCGGAAAAGGTTGTGTAAGAGAATTTATTGACTTCTATTTATTAGATGAACCAGTCGGGTAA
- a CDS encoding shikimate dehydrogenase family protein → MSEQRFKVSLTPHSKFIFSTSGSASSIERHNSALQKLELNLLYFTFPHEIAAKDYADLLRSPISRGGAVTGKDGLKSKIIPFLDEVEPIAKKTLAVNTVVNENGKLHGFNTDAIGLKTALENALKSTAHSIKTAAIYGNGGVSGVAYHILKDLGLRVVLTGRSPEKVNAKKEDLGIKDDEISAPYDLIVDATPISSQPNFLDAKGFSELLNNCKMLFCHNMPEKDNKPNFLKSYCEENNIEFIPGSAMYKAQLVRQYQLFIGDISAEVIIENWNLTD, encoded by the coding sequence ATGTCAGAACAAAGATTTAAAGTATCATTAACGCCCCATTCAAAATTCATTTTCTCTACATCAGGAAGTGCCAGCTCTATTGAAAGACATAATTCAGCACTTCAGAAATTAGAACTTAATCTGCTGTATTTCACTTTTCCTCACGAAATCGCAGCAAAAGACTATGCTGACCTCTTGCGTTCACCGATCTCAAGAGGTGGCGCAGTCACTGGTAAAGACGGACTTAAATCCAAGATTATTCCCTTTTTGGATGAAGTAGAGCCAATTGCGAAAAAAACCTTAGCCGTTAACACCGTAGTGAATGAAAATGGCAAACTGCATGGATTCAATACGGATGCGATCGGATTGAAAACGGCTTTAGAAAATGCTTTAAAATCAACTGCGCATTCCATTAAAACAGCAGCGATATATGGAAATGGCGGAGTATCGGGAGTAGCTTACCACATCTTGAAAGACTTGGGCTTGAGGGTAGTGTTGACGGGAAGAAGTCCTGAAAAAGTGAATGCTAAGAAAGAGGACTTAGGAATTAAAGATGATGAAATATCAGCACCTTATGATCTGATAGTAGATGCGACTCCTATCTCATCACAGCCTAATTTCTTAGACGCAAAAGGCTTTTCCGAATTGCTAAACAATTGTAAAATGCTTTTCTGTCACAATATGCCCGAAAAGGATAACAAACCCAATTTCTTAAAGAGCTATTGTGAAGAAAATAATATTGAATTCATTCCCGGCAGTGCCATGTATAAAGCACAATTGGTTCGACAGTATCAACTCTTTATTGGAGATATATCAGCAGAAGTAATAATAGAGAACTGGAATCTTACGGACTAA
- a CDS encoding acyl-CoA reductase, with protein MNLSVRLEAFKTLGEQLRNMSESELDEWYFRATAHNNWFTRENVVHAVKALGRMLETEKLEQWIEKYDLAEESSKKIAVIMAGNIPLVGFHDFLSVLISGHSVIAKLSSQDPYLLKEIVEKLVAINPEFENKIELTQETIGGFDAVIATGSNNSARYFEQYFGKYPNIIRKNRSSVAVLTGKDSEEEIQALGKDIFQYYGLGCRNVSKLLVPEGFDFSPFIKALEGFKWVADHHKWVNNYDYNKSIYLVNDEPHLDSGFFLMKEDEALVSPISVLFYEFYKSDKELEEKLSKQKEQIQCVVQQGAEIEPGKAQQPELWDYADGVDTLEFLSDLN; from the coding sequence ATGAATTTATCAGTGAGATTAGAAGCCTTTAAGACTTTAGGAGAACAATTACGAAATATGAGTGAATCCGAATTGGATGAATGGTATTTCCGAGCAACAGCCCATAATAACTGGTTTACTCGTGAAAATGTAGTGCATGCAGTTAAGGCTTTAGGTAGGATGTTAGAGACTGAAAAACTAGAGCAATGGATAGAAAAATATGATTTAGCTGAAGAAAGTTCTAAAAAGATAGCCGTTATCATGGCGGGAAATATTCCACTTGTTGGTTTTCACGATTTCTTATCCGTATTGATTTCAGGACATAGTGTTATTGCCAAATTAAGTTCTCAGGATCCATATCTATTGAAAGAAATTGTTGAAAAGTTAGTGGCTATCAATCCAGAATTTGAAAATAAGATTGAACTGACTCAAGAGACTATTGGTGGTTTTGATGCCGTGATAGCAACAGGTAGTAATAATTCTGCGAGATATTTTGAGCAATATTTTGGTAAATACCCTAATATAATCCGCAAAAACAGAAGCTCAGTAGCCGTTTTAACAGGAAAGGACTCTGAAGAAGAAATTCAAGCTTTGGGTAAAGATATTTTTCAATATTATGGTCTGGGATGTCGAAATGTAAGTAAGCTACTAGTACCCGAAGGATTTGATTTTTCTCCATTCATCAAGGCTTTAGAAGGCTTTAAATGGGTGGCAGATCATCATAAATGGGTAAATAATTATGATTACAATAAATCAATCTATTTAGTAAATGACGAGCCCCATTTAGACTCAGGTTTTTTCCTGATGAAAGAGGACGAAGCTTTAGTTTCTCCCATATCAGTACTGTTTTATGAATTTTACAAGAGCGATAAGGAATTAGAAGAAAAGCTCTCAAAACAAAAAGAGCAAATCCAATGCGTAGTACAACAGGGCGCTGAAATAGAACCAGGAAAAGCACAACAGCCAGAGCTATGGGACTATGCGGATGGAGTGGATACTTTAGAATTTCTTTCAGATTTAAATTAA
- a CDS encoding chorismate-binding protein — protein sequence MEREILSIKQKRLTAAAHLHKFLAFAQQLNAAVAIYRLPNESKIQILCDLSGAKNINDLNLEDLSSGFLMHPFQINIDKIVHFNADILAQIDLEISTTSTDKLVSVEWRKSPTEEIEEKIDKASRFDFTLLSRDQFTLSTSSSDYIKMVEQSIEHIKREKFYKVVPSKVKSIDHKNDINIGQAFVEACRKYPNAFVNLTFSAKTGLWFGASPETLIEEQKGEYFKTMALAGTQSKSVKSIADTTWTQKEIEEQAFVSRYIINCFKKIRLREFDEIGPKTIQAGNLLHLKTTFKVNTSTTNFPELGSVMLKLLHPTSAVCGMPKEAALDFLTKQEKHNRSYFSGFLGPVHSEGLSHLFVNLRCCQISNHSVTFYAGAGITEDSKPEKEWEETEMKCQVLSDIIFGN from the coding sequence TTGGAAAGAGAGATTTTAAGCATAAAGCAAAAAAGGCTGACAGCAGCCGCACATCTACATAAGTTTTTGGCTTTCGCTCAGCAATTAAATGCTGCAGTAGCTATTTATAGACTTCCTAATGAATCAAAGATTCAGATTTTGTGTGATTTATCGGGAGCCAAAAATATTAATGATCTAAATCTAGAGGACCTTTCTTCCGGTTTCTTGATGCATCCATTTCAAATCAATATAGATAAAATTGTTCATTTCAATGCCGATATTTTAGCACAAATTGATTTAGAGATTTCTACAACCAGTACTGATAAACTTGTCTCTGTTGAATGGAGAAAATCACCCACAGAAGAAATTGAAGAAAAAATCGATAAAGCCAGCCGATTTGATTTCACCTTGTTAAGCAGAGACCAATTCACTCTGTCAACTTCATCATCTGATTATATCAAAATGGTGGAGCAAAGTATAGAGCACATAAAGAGGGAAAAATTTTATAAAGTGGTGCCTTCAAAAGTTAAAAGCATTGATCATAAGAACGATATTAATATAGGTCAGGCTTTTGTAGAGGCTTGTCGTAAGTATCCTAATGCATTTGTAAACTTGACATTTTCAGCCAAAACAGGTCTCTGGTTTGGAGCTAGCCCAGAAACTTTAATTGAAGAACAAAAGGGGGAATATTTTAAAACCATGGCTTTGGCAGGGACGCAGTCGAAATCGGTAAAAAGCATAGCAGACACGACTTGGACACAGAAAGAAATTGAAGAACAAGCATTTGTCTCTCGCTATATTATCAATTGCTTCAAGAAAATTAGATTAAGAGAATTTGATGAAATTGGGCCAAAAACCATTCAAGCGGGAAATCTTCTCCATTTAAAAACCACTTTCAAAGTTAATACCTCCACTACCAACTTTCCAGAATTGGGATCTGTAATGTTAAAATTACTGCATCCGACATCAGCAGTTTGTGGAATGCCAAAAGAGGCTGCGTTAGACTTCTTGACTAAGCAAGAAAAGCACAATAGAAGTTATTTTAGTGGGTTTTTAGGTCCTGTACATTCAGAGGGTTTAAGTCATTTATTTGTCAACTTGCGGTGTTGCCAAATTAGTAATCATTCTGTCACTTTTTATGCTGGGGCAGGGATAACTGAAGATTCAAAGCCAGAAAAAGAATGGGAGGAAACAGAAATGAAATGTCAAGTTTTATCCGATATTATTTTCGGAAATTAA
- a CDS encoding MarR family winged helix-turn-helix transcriptional regulator, whose translation MSAWPENVNSQKLISQTFSTLLSCQQKLSYNIARELKAFDITRQQFEVLKILKGQSDKAMNLNEVKIQLKENVPDISRIVQRLVDKGLINRARQSFDKRNSAISINIKGTTLIQNIEPVINDKMATFFAPLDLEEIHELFRIVAKVNKNKD comes from the coding sequence ATGTCAGCTTGGCCAGAAAATGTAAATTCTCAAAAATTAATTAGTCAAACCTTTTCGACATTATTAAGCTGTCAACAGAAGTTATCCTACAATATTGCTAGAGAGTTAAAGGCTTTTGACATCACTCGACAACAATTCGAGGTATTGAAAATATTAAAAGGGCAATCGGATAAAGCGATGAACCTTAATGAAGTAAAAATTCAATTAAAAGAAAATGTCCCAGATATCTCTAGAATAGTACAAAGACTGGTAGATAAGGGTTTAATTAATAGAGCTAGGCAATCATTTGATAAAAGAAATTCAGCGATATCCATAAATATTAAAGGCACCACCTTGATACAAAATATTGAACCAGTAATTAATGATAAAATGGCAACATTTTTTGCGCCTTTAGATCTAGAAGAGATCCATGAATTGTTTCGGATTGTTGCTAAAGTAAACAAAAACAAAGACTGA
- a CDS encoding histidine phosphatase family protein has protein sequence MIKDIYIVRHGQTDFNLKGIVQGSGVDASLNDTGRKQAAEFFKAYGHFPFDKLYISNLKRTYESVKEFIDQGLSFEKLSGLNEISWGTREGQPFTPEENKYYYAMLDRWKNGETSLPVEGGESPDQVAMRQLDAMKYIMSKQEERKVLICMHGRAMRILLAQLFNYPLSDMDIFQHSNLALYHIRATKNMFQMVKYNDKGHLSAGI, from the coding sequence ATGATTAAAGATATCTATATAGTTCGCCACGGACAAACTGACTTCAATTTAAAAGGAATAGTTCAGGGCAGTGGTGTTGACGCTTCGCTAAATGATACAGGCAGAAAACAAGCTGCGGAATTTTTTAAAGCTTATGGCCATTTCCCTTTTGATAAATTATATATCTCGAATTTGAAAAGGACTTATGAATCGGTAAAAGAATTTATCGATCAAGGACTTTCTTTTGAAAAGCTGTCGGGCTTAAATGAAATCAGTTGGGGCACTCGTGAAGGACAGCCTTTTACGCCTGAGGAAAATAAATATTATTACGCCATGTTGGATAGATGGAAAAATGGAGAAACATCCTTGCCTGTTGAAGGCGGAGAGTCTCCAGATCAGGTGGCGATGCGTCAATTGGATGCTATGAAATATATTATGAGCAAACAGGAAGAGCGTAAAGTGTTGATTTGCATGCATGGTAGAGCAATGCGAATTTTATTGGCTCAGCTATTCAATTATCCACTTTCTGATATGGACATCTTTCAACATTCGAATTTAGCTTTATATCATATCAGAGCAACAAAGAATATGTTTCAGATGGTGAAGTATAATGATAAAGGGCATTTGAGTGCTGGTATTTAA
- a CDS encoding OsmC family protein has product MAIKRKVTANWKGTATDGKGHLSSSNKFFDNTPYSFKGRFENEDGTLGTNPEELIAAAHSGCYAMALSVAISQAGHTPDEIDAQAEVVLDKEGEGFAIKEIKLTVKGKVSGLSEKEFLEMAEGAKEGCPISKALSAVPISLNASFES; this is encoded by the coding sequence ATGGCAATTAAAAGAAAAGTAACAGCAAATTGGAAAGGTACTGCAACAGATGGAAAAGGACATTTAAGCAGTTCCAATAAGTTTTTTGACAATACGCCTTATTCCTTTAAAGGTAGATTTGAAAATGAAGATGGAACTTTAGGAACAAACCCTGAAGAATTGATAGCAGCTGCGCATTCGGGCTGTTATGCTATGGCATTAAGTGTGGCTATTTCACAAGCAGGTCATACACCTGATGAAATTGACGCTCAGGCAGAAGTGGTTTTAGATAAAGAAGGAGAGGGCTTTGCCATTAAAGAGATTAAATTGACCGTAAAAGGTAAAGTTAGTGGTTTGTCCGAAAAAGAATTTTTAGAAATGGCAGAAGGCGCTAAAGAAGGATGCCCTATTTCAAAAGCATTAAGTGCTGTGCCTATTTCATTGAATGCAAGCTTTGAATCATAA
- a CDS encoding hotdog fold thioesterase: MNQIQEILFIIESESVIFGSKIQNRFSVIAMDRKFLQKPSVEELNKLGKNTISEVLGMSFTEIGDNYLVAKMPVDKRTHQPYGLLHGGASVVLAETLGSVAAMLMVDPAKFYCVGLDINANHIRGIKEGWVYGKTTPVHIGRTTQVWHIEIMNEREQLICVSRITMAVVKK, encoded by the coding sequence ATGAATCAAATTCAGGAAATATTGTTCATTATTGAATCTGAATCCGTAATTTTCGGCTCGAAAATACAAAACAGATTTAGTGTAATAGCTATGGATAGAAAATTTCTTCAAAAGCCTAGTGTGGAAGAACTCAATAAATTAGGTAAAAACACCATCTCTGAAGTATTAGGGATGAGTTTTACTGAAATAGGTGATAATTATTTAGTGGCCAAAATGCCAGTTGACAAAAGAACCCACCAGCCTTATGGCTTATTGCATGGTGGTGCATCTGTGGTCTTAGCTGAAACTTTGGGCAGTGTGGCTGCAATGCTGATGGTTGATCCAGCAAAATTCTATTGTGTGGGGCTAGACATAAACGCCAATCATATACGTGGCATTAAAGAAGGGTGGGTATATGGTAAAACAACGCCAGTCCACATTGGTCGAACTACACAGGTTTGGCATATTGAAATAATGAATGAGCGTGAACAATTGATATGTGTTAGTCGTATTACAATGGCAGTGGTTAAAAAATAA